A window of Glycine soja cultivar W05 chromosome 2, ASM419377v2, whole genome shotgun sequence genomic DNA:
TCAGTGGCAAAATTCCACCATCCTTTGACAATTTAATTAACCTTCAAACACTTGATTTGTCAAGGAACTGAATTTCTGGTAGACTTCCCTCTCAACTTGCTAAACTACAGAGTTTGCAAACCTTAGACTTGTCATTCAACCCACTAGGACTAACCAAAGTACCTAAATGATTTTCCAAATTGAGAGTTTTTCAGTTAAAATTGGCTAACACAGGAATTGAAGGTCAACTTCCAAAGTGGCTTTCATATTCATCAGTGGCAACCCTTGACTTGTCAAGCCATGCATTAACGAGGAAATTGCCATGGTGGATTGGAAACATGACTCATCTTTCCTTCCTGAACTTGTCAAACAATGATTCATGAAGGagtgtgaaaatatttttattttcaaaagtcaTTTTCCTCAGTCAATCTTCAAACTTCAAACCGTGCCATTATTGATACTTTCTGACTTTGAGCCACCCACGCTGTCACTAAAGTCTGAATGTAAGCCTTGTACGAATCACATTAAAAtggatttttaataaaatgaaagaaggaGCCTAGCATGGATCACTTTCATAAGTGGTCTATGATGCACAACTTTTAATGAATGTTAGATCCTTTCTATTCTTACCATTATATCATACATCATCCACACAAGATTATATTTctcactaaaaaatataattattttttcccaaCTACCACTACCTCTCCAGTCCTTTCTCGCCATCACAACACCACTGTCTTTAGTGACCAACATAATACGTTGCCTCCGGGGGACCTAAATTTCTACGGTGAAATTTCGACAATGGTACAAAATCACCGTAATATGTTTAAACTCGATGATGATCCTAGAAAACATGATCCTTCGCTGCTCATGTTCAGCTTGTTGGGATTTCCCTTCTTAGAAATCTTACTTtgataaaaagagagagatattaagcaaaagttaaattttataatgtacAGTAGTAGAATCCAGGAAGTTGCTGGGGATGAACTCTGACcttcaatcaaattaattgccattgagaaattaaatattctttCTGATTCTACATAGAGGGAAAAAATTAACTCTTTTATATGTTTCATGTGTACTTAATATAGTGGGACAGTCAAGGTTTAGTATTTATGAATTGGCAGCCTGGAAGAAAGTCCATGATCCAgtggaaaatgaaaatgattaaaagaaaaatctggTCTTGAAGTGATCCTAGtgtttttcagtaaaaaaaaatagtcaaatcTGTAATGACAATTTTTCCCTCAAGTTCAAGTGTTCAGCAGTTCAAGACGTTTACATGAGAGATTGAGAGGCATTTCAAGGGAAAGAATGCAGAGATTGATTTTTAAACATTCTATCCGTATCTTGGATAAAAGCATATGTCATGTGAGCCTTAAACACCTATCAATGTTGTTGTCTTAAACACTTTTTCTAGCTCAGAAAATTACTAATGAGATTTTTTACCTTCATACATtgtccacacacacacatatatatatatatatatatatatatatatatatatatatatatatatatatatatatatatatatatatatatatatatatatatgtatgtgtgtgtggggggatatatatatatatatgtgtgtgtggtgGGGGGAGCGCCTTATGCAAGGTTTATattgttttccttttcaaatcaaatatattatggGAGTTTGTTACTGGAAAACTcctactaataaaaattattggcttatcataaaaaatttctcCCTTCTCACTTTTCTGTTGTTTCTTTACCGTTTCGTTTTGTACTATGACTTAAGATAATCAATTTATAGAATTAAgccaaaagataattttttcctattaaatttatgtttattattatttttcatacaaTGTAATATTGGTTGTGGTCTTATGATTATTGACTGTTtagtaatttctttcttttgacattaataaattagttgcagtctaaaagagaaaaatattacgatgtaatatataatatattatgataAAGTAAGGTGTATTCTCTTGTTCTTTCCATTAATTACTTTCGCAcacttattttttgttgttgttttaacttttaagtgtTTACAGAAACTCCGAATCAATTCACTTGCTCTTTTCcatcttgtattttaatttattagataCCCTTGCAAAACTCTACCACAAGTGGATCAGAAAGCAACGAACAATTAGTGTGGATGAAATAATTAATGCCAGCATGTCAGATTAATTAGTATGAATAAGGTTTATCTTTATATAGATTCTAGACTAAGTTTTTGTTATATTAAGGAAAAATATCTATCACTATTTATCTTTTCTACTAATTCTTTATCGTTTTTTTCCCTTCATATTCCTGTAAAATGTTCCCAACTTCTATGGTTCCTCTTATTCTTCTTAAAATTCTTTGTACTATTGGCTTTGCACGATACTGACAGTTAAGTGTTTCAATTTGTGTTATCAGGgctcaaaatatattaataattaaccgTTATCACTTACCCTTCTAGCAGGGCTAGAATTGCCTTGCCTCCAACACATGAAATGCTATTGACTTACTTCTAGCCCAGCAAACACTGTTCTAGCTAGGTCAAGGTTTCTTTCAATGAAAGGTTGCTTTCTGACTTGTGTTTGTCTAGGCTGCACTCTTTGTTCGGGCTGGCTGATGGTAATATTTTACTTTGAAGATCCTGAGATTCTCCACAACCCAACTCCAAttctatatttcaaaaaatttaaaacatgagACTAAATTCCACATTTGCATAACTAAGTAGATGAATAAAAGGGTGAAAACAAGGATTTAAGTAAGGGATAGATGAAATAATTGCACTTATATATACGGAAAGGTAAGTATAAAATACGGTTATCAAGCACGAATTGGGGAATGGAGATTTTACTTACTATAGCTAGTGTTatagtatattaatttaattatatgctcTCGATTGCATTGCAGTGCAAATGAAATTGCAGATGGGACAATAGAGGTGACAATAGAGGTGGGGACTAAAATTGCACTTGAAGGCAAATCAAAGTTGTCATGTCTTCATTCATCATCGCAGTGGCATAACTTTTGCAGGCTTATGGAAGGGTTATGGGCATGTTTGTTAGTGTAGGGACTATATTGTACTGCACGAGTGCTCCCACTGCAATGCGAAGGGTATAAAAGGGTGGTATAGGGTAAGTGTTATTGCTTCATGAACGGGCAAAGCCTAGACATGGAGGATATTATGAGGAGTACTGTGTTGTTTAGGGTGCTTCTTGTGGTGGTTGTTGTGATCGCAACAAGACCTTGTTTGGCTAATGTGAAAAATGATTTTCACGAGACAAATGGTGGCAATATTTGCAACTATACCGCTCAAGTTTCTCGTGGTGGTTTGGGTGGAGGAGGTGTTGGTGTAAGTGAGAAAAACTCGTCGGGGATGTTATTAGGTGAAAGGAAGTTCAGTGGGGGTAATGGTGGAAAAGGAGGAGGTGGAGGTGGGAATGGAAAAGGTGGAGGAAATGGGGGTGGGAGTGGAAAAGGTGGACATGAAGGGCGAAAAAGAAGAGGGGGAGGTGGTTCAGGTGGTGGAGGGGGAGGTGGTtcaggtggtggtggaggaggaggaaaTGGACAAGGCcatggaggtggtggtggaggtcATGGGTGGGGAGGAGGGAGTGGAAGTGGTGgaggtggaggaggaggtggtggtAGTGGTGAGGGTTGGGGTTGGGGTAGGGGTAGGGGTGGAGGAAGTGGCAATGTTAAATGTTGGGTGTGGGGATGTGAGAAGAAGTtagagaaaagaagtgaaaTTCGTTCCTCCAACTCAAAGGGATAACCATGCACACATGTGTACGAGCAAAGGAGTATCATCATCACGTTGTTCTAGCTTTGGTTCTGCCAATTTCAATAGCTTCAGTACTCGTGTTTTCtatattatttacaattaaCTTCTGATCACCTGGTTTGAACATAATTACCGCTTTGCAAATAAATTGTCTTGATTTTTTCTTTCGGGGTGTTGGATTAAGTTTTTTTCTTGCAGTTAATTACATTTGGAGAAAAGATGAAAACAGTGAAGAATGAGATGTCATgttattatacaaaattttgtATGCTACTAACATATatagtaatatataaaaagtggTTTTTGCTTGGTTTTCAGGTGCAATATGCACTGCGTCATAtttctgctgttcatgttttcatcgttaataaattcaaaagaatATTAATGCATCATGGAGCTACTTTGTTTTGATTTGGAGGGAAAATATATTACAGTAGATGCTCACTAACGAGATTGGATGTCGAGATGTAAGAGGAATAATATATTCCTGCATAAAGGTGTGAAACCTTGACTAGGACAACGAATtgggaaaatatatatttattagatatCCAAAAAGTAATACTActactattattaatttttactaataataatataggaattttattaaattatttaattataatgctggataattttgtgttgaaaagtgaattagtaaaatttatataattaagagaCAAGACCCCTAAAGAagctatttaaaaattaaaaaaaatgatcaataaagtttcaaaaaaaaacgAGTTAGTtatattaattgaattaaagcattgaataaaaataatatgaaatcttaattagtatataatatattaacttTTCAAGAAGTCAAaagaacttaaaataaaaatttaatagtcTTAGTAGGAGAGAGATCACACAAAaaagtgaagtattttttttaagcaaaaaaaaaaagtgaagttgGTTGAATACAATCATCATTTAACTTATTtgtgtttatttctttatattaaTTTCCCGCTGTGTATCAGATAGGATACATACCCATTCACTAAACTCAGTATAGTagagaaaaaattgaataatttacatgagattctgattttttttttaaatttcggttttagtctttcaaaaaacaaattatcCTACTTTTATCCCTTTGATTTAGAAATATTTACTTTTCCTCCTCAaactgtatattttttatgatttataattcCCATTAAATATGTTAGTTATAACCACTAATTGAGAACCGAAAGTTGAGTATTTTCAAATTCGAGAAACAAAAATAGGATAATCATGTTAAAAGTGATTTTCCACATCGAATATACTTATAACCAATTTACTTAAAAAACCAAATTCTAGCTGTGGACATATATCATCATTTCGGAAAAGAGATATTAGTTACCTGAAACACAATCACGTAGAAAACGAAAATGCATTGCCTATGACGTATACAACAATGAAAATGCTTTGTTTATCACGTTATCATTTGAGAGAAGAATCAAGTATATTATGGGAGTTACCGCGTATCAAAGTATTGGCTTGGAAATCaatgaaattatgaaaaataaatatattatattttatagagAGACAAAAAAAGGATGTAAAGGGTTGATGGAAGTGCAAAAATAGGGTTGTTGTTGATGAAATGCAAAAATATGGtttaaagattaataaaaatgtGGGGGGATGCAAAATTaaggttgaaagaaaaataaatatgaggtgcaaaattagatttatatatgttttgtatgaAAAGGGtatgttaataataaaaaaattatgtaaaaagaaggagggtatacttataaaatataaaatacattgaAATGTACTAATGTCATTAATTTGGGCTTTACAATTTCAATTGGGCTTGAAAGGTACGTATAATCCGGTTGAATATTAAACctcttaaaaaaatcacaacaaaTTGCATTTATGCTTACTGCTTTTGTTTAGTCGTTAGTGAAGCAATTCAACCATAAAATATTTAGTcataaaaacacataaaatttgataataaagaATGTTGAGATTGATTggtctttagagtttttctcataatcgataaaatattttttcagtgTTAATTGATTTGTCTTTCGTAGAAGGGTTGATTTAAGGAGTGACTTTAGTTGCATTTACTGCAACATGTGCCACTAAAGGATGTTAGTATGAGATTATCTGTTGGTTAAAATTTGTGGTCCACCAAAGACAAACTTATCTTCATGGTCCGTGTTATACATCTAAAACACATCAAAAGTTTAACacataaattgaaatttatgttgaaaatggatttgaagtAACAGGCCCACGTCGTAATCATCCTCtcatgttctttaattttgactgctataataattataatattcttttacGTTGCCTTTTGTTGCGGGCATCAAtagcattttaattttgaactaTTGATCAAGTTCTTTCTCTCCCGTTTGAAAATCAAATGCAGCCTCACACCCCCCGCTTAATGTACTTAAGCCAAAACCTTATAACACGAtctttaaattatgattttaaactATGTTTTCCACTACCAATGTAGGCTATATAGTTggaatgaattaatttatatactaatataaacccttttttattttaattttatggagACTGAAGAGGACAATAAGTACCAGCACATAGCATACGTAAGCAACATTATAGCATAGCAAATGTAGTGTGCAGATGGAATCCGTCAGTAGCAGCAAGGAGACGTGAAAAATTCATTTGCTATATTTATTCCATCTTAATTTTCGAGCTGTTATTATAGACGTTACGAAAGTGGTTGGGAACGGGTACGATATTGTCATCACGTGATTGCCACGAAACCATTAAGggttttatatttttggtaGAATAAGAGGCCACAAGTTTTACTGGCACTTGTGGTATCAATGTCATATGAGGAGATTTCGTTTCAAATAATGCATTGCCCAAATATCATTTCTTTACTCAGTCTCACTGTCTCCGTATCATGTAACCACATATTTTAACAATCCATATTTGTACAAATAACAATGGGATAAATATTATCtctgtcttttttattttttattttgttactgTTACGTTTGAATCCTTACCCTTCATCATTCAACCATGAACCATTATTATTTGCAAGCTTTGAAGATATAGTGAGTGTAGAaaactcatcatttttttaggtATTAATTAACTGATAACAACGCCAATCAAAACATGAAATTAAATGTTTATGTGTATTAACAGTAGTTGCATAACAGTAAATTTTGAAtatgtacatatatatatttgattcatTTATAAAATACTCTTTCTCTGTATATGCATGTGCAGCATGTCTCATTTATATAAGCCAGATGTACCCCATATTAATACGCTTTGACATTGGCAcacaataatcaaaatataaaattctgtATGCATGCATTCTAAAACGACAGCATATCTAGGATAAAAACTGAACGACATTGTGACTTGAAGTGAAATTCGagaaaacaattaataatacgTTTGACTTGATAATtgtcattaaatatacattacaCTCTACAGATGGAGATTATACAGACTTGTTTTTCTGTTTCATATTTCATGTGAGACAAAATGAGTAGAGGTATTTgtagatttgattttaaattattttattttgtaaaattaaatttaattaaaagtacgttatttaaaaacaagttcacaataatttttttaacttttagctaaatgtttttttaagagaaaaatacatttttaagaaaaatgttaactATTACCTTAATTAAGAAATCGTCAGaagtgaaaattttaataataataataaaaaaaagagaatagcATTTAGTGTCGCTACGTggtcttaattttatttgttaataataagGCTAATTGAtcttaaattcaatttaaaacaatcaAACATCACACCCTACAACTCATTTTCTTCCGTCAACGTCTTCCTTTCAccgttttttaaattaaagaaataaaacaattgGTTGTTGCACTGAATTAATTCGTAACTTGCTCCAATTACCTTAAACTAGAGTTGCATATCGGTAGCAaatttctaataataaaattaattgatcaatggaactccatatatattttacttgtacaaatcttaattaattgcctttgtttattttatattttaaggtCTAGCTATTGGCAAAAATCAAGGCCTAGCTAAGAGTTTGTTCTGAATTCTTTATAGCAATCAACCTAAGCAGCTAACGCCAATATAGcactaataaacaaaaaaggtaACTTGATTCTTGTTTGGTTTGTAAAACAATGAAACACCAATCATGTGATTTGTTAACATTTTTAAGCTATTAAGTTACCTATCAGTCTATCACTACATGACCACTGGAggtatcattttttataaaggCCTGAATGGccgaataaattaaaaatgtctgGTGGGAACTTTATTCACCATATAACCGAACTGTTCGTTGCATTGAATATCAATTTGAAAGATCACCTACTAAGACAAACTCTACTAAATATATGTAGATACTTATTCAAATAATCAACTCTCGCCTAATACACTGATCAAGTTAAACCCAATTTAGAAATCTTTAGTACGTAGGTTCGAATGCAATGTGCAGCCCTCAACCCATTTATATGATGTTATCGGTTTACTTCACTCAGACTCCTTTCTTACCTGATGAAGTGTCCCATTTATAATTCATTCAGATGAAACACATTATTCAGGAACAGGATTCCTTGTGGTCTTTGAAAGGACCATAGGTGTTGCCATTCAGATATAATTAACTATAAGTAaatcctaaaatatttttcGTCTTAACTTGTTTTATACAaatcaagaaaatataataaatagataaaaaagactaataattttataaagttaatcttatatcatcattaattcgtttatattttattgtctaatataaatattataagagatataaataaaataataataattaatattacattgaaaaattaaaataataattattttgagataatTTTGTACTGTTACAAGGTAATTATAATAGAATAGATGAAATActagaaaaaaaacataaataaccaATTTCTTCGTGTAGTAATGGCAACACCAATTTCATGGGTTACAATAAcattctataatttattttaaatcgaATAACCCATCAATTTATTCTCTAAAGTATATATAATTACTTTGTCTCTCTTAAATTGTCTCTaaagtaagaaaaatatataagtaattcTTCAAGCATTATAAGTCATAATAAGTAGTCttccaattattaaaaaatacatcaaaTTGGTACCTAAAAGTTAGTAAAATATATGAACTTGGGAACTAAACTAACAGATATTCAATACTtgagatattatatttatataattttattctttatggACTACATAGGGAAGAATGATATTATACTTTAGCAACTAAATTcatgatttattcattttaaacaatcttgtatcataatttgatttattttaattgaaacaatcaagaaaaagaaagattgaAAATCAATAGCCAATTGTAGTCTAGAAATAGGTTAGGAATAACATGTTTGAGTGCTTAAGATTTTAAATCTCTCCTCAAACACGTGGGACATATGGTTCTATTGTCCTACGCTTTCAGTCCAGATTTATCTAAGAAGTTTAAGCAAAATGCTATGCAAGAACTATAACGTATCCTCCTTCATTTtgttctttatatttatttttgagtCTTCATTTGTGCATATGAAATATCTACTTTTAACTCCAAGAAATCCCTCGTTTGGGATTCGAAATTATTACAACCCACTATCTCAAATAAACCTTTGTCAGTTGACTTTACTTCTCAAAGATCATTGGAAGAAGTTTAGACACGCATATCACAGACATTGGGACCTAGAGATTCTTCTTAAGCCGAGCATAGTGGTACCACAACAACGCTAAAATTTCCGATTATAGTCTACCATTATCTATACGTCTAAATGCACCAAACTATTTTATTAGGAGCTTCCAAATACCTCTTTTGATTATTGTGGCCCTTCTTCACATTTTGTGAAATGGAAAAGTTCCCTTGACAGTTACCTTGCCAAGTTAGGTGCAAGATAAGATTGCTATGTGGGATCCATGTCAGGTGGAATGTTCTTTATATAAAGTGCCAGTTTTTATTATCATAgcagtaataattaaaaaagtttaactaTCATGTATTTATAATGCAATAagttttatactattattatcaaacaataaaaaattacgataagtataacttttaagataattagagggcataaatcaacaaaattttgatacatgacaatatatactaaaataacAGTATAAAAATCGTTTACGTACTCAGAGTGTGTGAATTATTTactctaattaaaaatagaaaatgactTCATAATGTCATAGACAAGTCCAAGATATTACTTAGCTAGCCACTTCACCGGGAATCAGAGATTCAAAATTTCCACCTTTGTCATTACCCCCAAGCATGGCGAAGGAAACTTCAAAACAATTCAAACCATCTTTGTTTTTTTCGttagattttctttttcctatttaCTATTCCAACCAaggccacaaaaaaaaaaaggagtagtAAAATAATGGTAAATAGATAGATAATACCTTTTCGACATGTCGAAAGGATAAAGATGTGTCGTCGTGAGGACAGGGCAAcgataaaaaattcaaaaccaaaaaatcACCGATCAGAGGAGTGTGCCCCATTGATTAGGCAGGCAGCACCAAAATCTAGTTAAACACAAAAGTCCAAAATCAAAGGTTTCGAATTCCCCAAGCcacattttccttttgttgTAGGAAGCGATGGTGAAAGAGGTTCAGCATTATGCGTGCAACTTCCTCATGATTCGGTTCCAGTACAACGCCCTTTAACCTGTTTAACTAGTGTTTTGTGTTCTGTTCTTTCCATTCATAAAGTACATGCTTTCCAACAAACACGTTCCAAACCAAAAACAGTTCAAAACACACCCCCCACAAGCATTCCTCATCTCATCTCATTACCTTACATAGTTCCATTAACCAACTAAACCAGACTTCTTTAACATCTTACATTACACACATTtataatttcatcaaattttcataaaaagtaaaattgttCTTCAATATTAAGTCTCCTAAGTcctaattaataataacattataGTAATAAGTAATGTCTAACAACTAACATTAACACCTACCACAACCAACGACggttaaaattaaaaggaaaaaaaatgtacacacTAACTCCGGGTCCCACTGAAACAGGTCCATTTGGTCCAACCTCTTCTCTAActattactcttttttttttctaacctgaaaaaaaaattcaaaaaccgGGAAGCGACGGTGGCGAAGCGGTGTCGGGCTCAGGCACGTCCTCCTTCTTCCGCCGCATCTCGAGGACCTTTCGGTGGTGGTTGGAGTGCAACTCGCTGGAGAAAGTAGGGCTACAGGCGGGTCTATATTCGGGTAATAACCGACCCGACTTGTAGCGGACCCCACACGCGTTGCACAGAGTCTTAGCCCCGAGCGGTCCGGTGCGCCACTGCGGCGTTTTCTGAACGCCACAGTGGCTGCACCGTCGCGCCGCGCCGCCGTCCGCAGCGGCACGCTTCTTCGCCCTCGAGTCCGCACGTTGCGGACTCGAGGGCGAAGACGAGGACGAGGACGAGGTTGTTGTTGAAGACGCGGCGGCCAAAGAGGGTGACTTGAGCGGCCAAACCCGGACACCGGTTCGCGTTCGCTTGCTCCTGGCCTTGGCCGGAACCGGGGTTTTGAAAGTGAAAGCGGTATTTCCCGGTTCCGGTGATTTCACTTTCACTTTCTCAGTCACGGTTGCGGGGAAGGGAAGAGAATATTCCGAGAAATTAGAATCTTCGACGAAACGAGACAACCATTCCAAGTCCGCAACTTCCTCCTCCGCCTATAAAAATAGCAACTTTGgttaaattaactaataattaactGCGAAAATGAAAAGGGTGGAGTAGAGTGAGAGTATTCGCACCGGAACGGTGAGTTCGGTGTTGAAATTGTTGTCGTTGAAGGAGGGGTTATAATTGTAATTTTCCTGGTTGTTCTGAGGGGTGGTGGAGTCGTGGTTGTTGAGTTGTTGGTCGGGTTCTtcgttgttgttattgttgttggtgTTGTTTTCGAGGAGTGAAAAGTTGAGGAGGTCGTCAACGAACAAGTCGTCGGAGGAAGCGACGACGTTTTGAACGTTAGAGGCGGACGAGAACTCCTCTAGGAACAACGTTTGTTTGAGGGCCATGTCTTTCCTGAAACTGCTCTTCAACGCTGCTTCCAAACACTCCATTTCTTTCTCCGCCTAAAATTAACAATACAACACAAGAcaggtttattattatttt
This region includes:
- the LOC114369703 gene encoding putative glycine-rich cell wall structural protein 1, which encodes MEDIMRSTVLFRVLLVVVVVIATRPCLANVKNDFHETNGGNICNYTAQVSRGGLGGGGVGVSEKNSSGMLLGERKFSGGNGGKGGGGGGNGKGGGNGGGSGKGGHEGRKRRGGGGSGGGGGGGSGGGGGGGNGQGHGGGGGGHGWGGGSGSGGGGGGGGGSGEGWGWGRGRGGGSGNVKCWVWGCEKKLEKRSEIRSSNSKG
- the LOC114381745 gene encoding GATA transcription factor 5-like, which gives rise to MKERGTFQPLFNALPNSLIILQSFNFIPSLLSTTPSSFPSFLLSQAEKEMECLEAALKSSFRKDMALKQTLFLEEFSSASNVQNVVASSDDLFVDDLLNFSLLENNTNNNNNNEEPDQQLNNHDSTTPQNNQENYNYNPSFNDNNFNTELTVPAEEEVADLEWLSRFVEDSNFSEYSLPFPATVTEKVKVKSPEPGNTAFTFKTPVPAKARSKRTRTGVRVWPLKSPSLAAASSTTTSSSSSSSPSSPQRADSRAKKRAAADGGAARRCSHCGVQKTPQWRTGPLGAKTLCNACGVRYKSGRLLPEYRPACSPTFSSELHSNHHRKVLEMRRKKEDVPEPDTASPPSLPGF